The DNA segment ATGTTGTCTTTGTAATCTAGAGATTTTCAACAAACTATCAGCTTTCCTTTAGTAAGTTTCAACATACTGTTGTCACTTCAATGATAGTGGCTCACCTCTTTCTGACTGGAGTTTCTGAGGAGCAGGTACAGCCTTGAAATTACTGTTGACCTTTTTACTGCCAAATAGAGGACCACGTCACAGTGGACATCTATGTTCCAAGACAGTAATCTCAGTATCAGAGAGATAGCTGAGAACTTGGGATGGAGAATCTTAGCATGGAATCTGGTGACCTCATGCACTTCCTCTAAAGACACTCCATGTTCCTCTACATGAAGAATCTTCATCTCATTCCTCAGGGAAGGGTTGGTCCCTGAACAACACAATAAAAAGGAGACAGAAAGACAAATATTGTATTATTCATCCAACTACAACACAAAGAATATGCAGTACCAGATCACAGTAAACTCAAACTCccagaatagttcattcattaaCTCAGGAAGGGAAACTCAGTTACATGGAAATGTCTTTCTGAATACTATTTCTATATGGTTTTACCTAAACAGACACAGTGTGGCAGATGAACTTCCTCCAGTTCACCTAACTCCACAGTGATGTCCAGCAATGGACCACCTTGTGTGTACTGCATGTATTTCAGAAGTTGACTGTAGGGTTCCCAGTTCCTGAAGTGATACTTCAGAATgacatctctctcacacagccaGCGGAGCCCAGACACTGTGCACTCATAACTCCCTTTGGGTGTCCTGTGTCTGAGGGCAACAACAAGATATGGTAGAGAGGGTCAATGGTCAAATGGAGAGGTTGGATTAGAAGACTATTCCCAAAGGTAATGGGGAAATACACTAGCAGGTGGAATGAAATGTTAAAAgtagttattttacctgaacaTTGTCACTCCCTGGACAGTGGAAGTCAAGGGCTCAATCTGAAGCCAGTGTGTGGAGTCCTGAACAAGGACAAGCATGTCAGTAATACATATGGGGcctgtttcctggacacagattgagTCTAgtgctggactaaaaagcatgctcaatggaaGTTTCAATAGAAAGTTCTTTAAGGTCCAGGACtagacttaatctgtgtctgggaaactggcccattAACCAAAGTAACTACTCTAATGTATTTATTCAATGTTACATGGAATGCTGGTGAATTATCAATTAAACTGTCTAATGACAAAATATGACAACAGCTAAAATCCTGCATGCCTACAAGCAGAACACAGGACTGTCTATATCCCAGTATGAATGGTTGGTCACTACACACCTGGCTTTGAGACTGTGTTTATATTACTAAAGCAGAACACAGGACTGTCTATATTCCAGTATGAATGGTTGGTCAGTACACACCTGGCTTTGAGACTGTGCCTGACTCTTGCAGGAATGTAAAAGTAAGAATTTACATTATGACTTACCTCAACATGGTCACAAGTCTTACAGCTCTGAGGAATCCCTGAAGTCAAAAGTAGTTGTTATTTAAAACGGACAATCTCATGGAATAATGAATTTATAATTAGACTTGTAATAAAAATGAATATAAGTGAGCAACAGTCTCAGAATGTACACTCATTAGCATACCATAATCTGACATTAGTGTTATATTAATTAATGTTTGTGGAAGCAGGAAACAACATCTTTCTGGTCCATGTTTTGTAGATGTTGGGGGCCTGATTTCTGGTAGATCCTAGGATGAGAGCTTAAAGGTAGAGTCAGCTAAATGATGATGTACGAGCAGCACCACAGATATTGTGATGAGCAAGATGCCTgacttctctctcacacagtcacacacagtatctgcccGTGTGCAAGGCTTCTCTCCACTCTCTTAGAGAGCTTTAGTCACGGGACCAAAACTGCAGAGAAGATTAGCCTTGCGTTCCAATGCTCTTTGTTGTTGTAgaaaattgacccactatgcgatttactttgtgcatctacGTCATATTGCTGACTCTACCTTTAAGTTTGTTTTGACCAAATAGATCATGATTATGTTCCTTGCCTGGGACTCAAGTGTAATGAATGCTTTAAAAATATTTTGAGTTATAAACAATTAtcagttaacttctttgatatagggggcagcattttcacttttggatgaattgcgtgcccatagtgaactgcctcctactctgtcccagatgctaatatatgcatagtattattactattggatagaaaacactctgaactttctaaaactgtttgaatgatgtctgtgagtataacagaactcatatggcaggcaaaaacctgagaaaaaatccaaaaaggaagtgagaattctgagactggtcaatgttcaactcatcgcctattcaattccctgtaagatatggatctgtttgcacttcctacgccttccactagatggcaacagtctgtagaacgtggaatgaagcctctagtgtgatgtcgggccggatgggaggtgtttcagtcattggtctggcagaatgccagttcctggtcacgcgctttcctcatgatatcgccttgcgttccataacttctacagacatgaaggaatgctccggttggaacgttattggatatatatgataacaacatcctgaagattgattctctacttagttggaccagtttattcaacctgttatataactttttgaagttttcgtccgagtttgcctgcatctgcgcgagcgtttggagatgtgcactaaacatgctagcaaaagtagctacttagacactagtaatggacattatcgaacaaaacaacaatttattgcggaactaggattcctgggagtgcattttttatttattttattttattttatttatttattattattttatttattttacctttatttaactaggcaagtcagttaagaacaaattcttattttcaatgacggcctaggaacagtgggttaactgcctgttcaggggcagaacgacagatttgtaccttgtcagctcggggatttgaacttgcaaccttccggttactagtccaacgctctaaccactaggctaccctgccgcattctgatgaagatgatccaaggtaagggaatatttatgatgtaatttcgtatttctgttgactccaacatggtgtaGAAATGCTGTcattttgagcgccgtctcagattattgcatggtgtgctttttatgtacgtttttttaaaaatctgacagctgttgcattaagaacaagtgtatctttaattctatgtaaaacatgtatctttcatgaaagtttatgatgagtatttctgttatttgacgtggctctctgcaatttctccggatattttggaggcatttctgaacatggagccaatgtaaaccgagatttgtggatataaatatgcacattatcgaacaaagcaTAAATGTAttatgtaacatgatgtcctatgagtgtcatctcatgaagatcatcaaaggttagtgattaattttatctctatttctgctttttgtgactactatcttttgctggggaaatggctgtgtttttctgtggctatgtactgagctaacataatcgtttggtgtgctttcgccgtaaatcctttttgaaatcagacatgttggctggattcacaacaggtGTAGCTTTactttggtgtctttcatgtgtgatttcataaaagattgatttttatagtaatatatttgaatttggcgcgctacattttttctggattttggccaagtgggacgctaccgtccaacctatcccagagaagttaacactcacatttctcaggtccagacTTAATACAACACTCTCCACCATGGTCTCTGGTGTTCTCAGGTCCAGGCTTGATCCAACTCTCTCCACcatggtctctggtgtcctcaggtccaggcttgatccaacactctccaccatggtctctggtgttctcaggtccaggcttgatccaactctctccaccatggtctctggtgtcctcaggtccaggcttgatccaacactctccaccatggtctctggtgttctcaggtccaggcttgatccaacactctccaccatggtctctggtgtcctcaggtccaggcttgatacaacactctccaccatggtctctggtgtcctcaggTCCAGGCTTGGTCCAACACTCTCCACCATGGTCTCTGGTGTTGGTAAAGCAGAAGGATAAACTGAGATTAAactaaatacaatttaaaaaggcTTTATATAGCATACATACAGTCTTCATAAGCAATACAAAGAGTGTATAAAGGGTGATTGGACAGCTCCCTATGTAGGGTGCATTGTCtaaatgtgacataacccactatgtCAACTTCCATAAAGTCAATACTGATGGTGAGGTTacagttttttaaatgtattattcaacctttatttaactaggcaagtcaattaagaacaaattcttatataaaatgacggcctaccctctaacccggacgacgctgggccaattgtgcgccgccatgagtaacataccccccccccccagagatgtgaagtcaccaggtatcatgagttacataccccccctagagatgtgaagtcaccaggtatcatgagttacataccccccctaGAGATATgacgtcaccaggtatcatgagttacatacccccagagatgtgaagtcaccaggtatcatgagttacatacccccctagagatgtgaagtcaccaggtatcatgagttacataccccccctagagatgtgacgtcaccaggtatcatgagttacataccccccagagatgtgaagtcaccaggtatcatgagatacattcccccctagagatgtgaagtcaccaggtatcatgagttacatacccccctagagatgtgaagtcactaggtatcatgagttacatacccccctagagatgtgaagtcaccaggtatcatgagttacattcccccctagagatgtgaagtcaccaggtatcatgagttatattcccccctagagatgtgaagtcaccaggtatcatgagttacattcccccctagagatgtgaagtcaccaggtatcatgagttacgtaaccccctagagatgtgaagtcaccaggtatcatgagttacatacccccctagagatgtgaagtcactaggtatcatgagttacatacccccctagagatgtgaagtcaccaggtatcatgagttacattcccccctagagatgtgaagtcaccaggtatcatgagttatattcccccctagagatgtgacgtCGCCAGGTATCATGATTTACataccccctagagatgtgaagtcaccaggtatcatgagttacatacccccctagcgATGTGACGTcgccaggtatcatgagttacatacccccctagagatgtgacgtcgccaggtatcatgagttacataccccacTAGAGATGTGACGTcgccaggtatcatgagttacattcccccctagagatgtgaagtcaccaggtatcatgaggtatattcccccctagagatgtgaagtcaccaggtataatgagttacattcccccctagagatgtgaagtcaccagatatcatgagttacattcccccctagagatgtgaagtcaccaggtatcatgagttacattcccccctagagatgtgaagtcaccaggtatcatgagttacatacccccctagagatgtgaagtcaccaggtatcatgagttacattcccccctagagatgtgacgtcaccaggtatcatgagttacatacccccccagagatgtgaagtcaccaggtatcatgagttacatacccccctagagatgaagtcaccaggtatcatgagttacattcccccctagagatgaagtcaccaggtatcatgagttacattcccccctagagatgaagtcaccaggtatcatgagttacattcccccctagagatgtgaagtcaccaggtatcatgagttacatagccccctagagatgtgacgtCGCCAGGTATCATGATTTACataccccctagagatgtgaagtcaccaggtatcatgagttacatacccccctagcgATGTgacgtcaccaggtatcatgaggtatattcccccctagagatgtgaagtcaccaggtataatgagttacattcccccctagagatgtgaagtcaccaggtatcatgaggtatattcccccctagagatgtgaagtcaccaggtataatgagttacattcccccctagagatgtgaagtcaccagatatcatgagttacattcccccctagagatgtgaagtcaccaggtatcatgaggtatattcccccctagagatgtgaagtcaccaggtatcatgagttacataccaccctagagatgtgaagtcaccagatatcatgagttacattaccacctagagatgtgaagtcaccaggtatcatgagttacatacccccctagagatgaagtcaccaggtatcatgagttacattcccccctagagatgaagtcaccaggtatcatgagttacattcccccctagagatgtgaagtcaccaggtatcatgagttacatagccccctagagatgtgaagtcaccaggtatcatgagttacatacccccctagagatgaagtcaccaggtatcatgagtt comes from the Salvelinus fontinalis isolate EN_2023a unplaced genomic scaffold, ASM2944872v1 scaffold_0521, whole genome shotgun sequence genome and includes:
- the LOC129846393 gene encoding NACHT, LRR and PYD domains-containing protein 1 homolog, with protein sequence MLFSPALDSICVQETGPICITDMLVLVQDSTHWLQIEPLTSTVQGVTMFRHRTPKGSYECTVSGLRWLCERDVILKYHFRNWEPYSQLLKYMQYTQGGPLLDITVELGELEEVHLPHCVCLGTNPSLRNEMKILHVEEHGVSLEEVHEVTRFHAKILHPKFSAISLILRLLSWNIDVHCDVVLYLAVKRSTVISRLYLLLRNSSQKEAVREREKDQMSQGYKEFLLPSPNGPLKLKSLFAFKNPRSTSINPEKIQLLPADTTPSCCQMIMRNTGVDIEMKLIGDDERTVWKSVVSKDVYSNDSHPISLILLGIPAEEFLKKHRPELIQRAKNPMPIADVLRSKDMIGDEEYSRITAETTEQERMRELLNAVLPKGPEVMGACLKALSEHEHHLVKYLSESST